In Aedes albopictus strain Foshan chromosome 3, AalbF5, whole genome shotgun sequence, the genomic window taggtagtcaaagcttgaaatcgaaagataaagagtagttctttcaaatgaggaaacatAATTGttattttgttggaaaatctaagagttctggagacccaaagttgagcaatttgtatggagatttcgcgtttttgcgctccgtcacgaaagggatatagtatatagtttttatttaatatcagaaaagtatgtgccatgctggtgaaatttaaactcaattggaatattagttgttgagatattaaagtcttgAGTGAGTTTCGATTTTTTgagtaaaattcaattgtaaagcaaaaagggtatgaaaatattaaataaacattgtttttatgcatccagtcgaaagtagtaataatatggttttaaatgcagaaaactgcttcttaaaagCATTGCTGGTTtagttactgtgcgccattacaggcacaataatcaaaacagtttcgttctttgaaggttattccaaataacaatgcaaccttatGCAAATTTttcataacaatgatgttggaaataaaaactttacatTCGATTATTATTGAatgaggtgtacaataacataggaccaactttgttgaaaataaataatctcaagattcgctagagttgaAAATctccatcaatggagcaaaaagtatgcaattttttactatgactatctttatggattaaatttttgatgaagaatgcaattaaaattatttttttctactGTATCAtccagagagcaatattctactactttggacaaattttcagccgaatccgttgtgctattgcagcacaggacttgaataaatattttttaataatttatatgaaaataaggcgactcactatatcaagctggtgcattattactgaccaactattgagctttacctttagtagaatagtacaagattccaatacattaaaaacttcatgaaaatgtgcatgttaagtatgtggaaagttatgccgAATTTCcaaaaatgggtttttattgatgtttacgAAAACCGGTTCAGTTATGCAGTAAAGAACATTTTgcgtaatgttatatttttcctacatttgagaatagctacagcaagtaatgcaaaaaactaatgatgattttattgaaaaataaaaaagatatcgcacaagcaagttgtccgttttataaattgaacagtccttaaatacCAAAGGCGCCCCACCCTATATAGGCACTTCACCTATTTGAGTTTTAAGAAATTTAGTTTTAAAAGCTATTGGCTTAATGGGCTTTTAGAGTAATTCATTGATTGCTGACCTACGATGCCACATAATGGAACTCATTTATCAAGACGGATAGCTGATGTTGTCTGATGGGAATGAAAAAGACCTTGATCAAACTACCTATTGGTGATGGTACCTTTACCATACAAGGTGATTACAAGGTTATTAGCTGATCAATACAAGGTCAGTAGCTGTAGATGTGAAGTTGCAGTTTGTCTAACTGTTTTAAGCATTTTTGATCTCTTTTCCTACGATATCTTAAATTGGTTTGTAAATACTACATAACGATTCACCAAAATAAGTTACATAAACaatttatctatttttatctGTGAAATTGTGTCCTAATTGGGACAGATCCTGCTTGGATGAGGAATATACAGCTCTTCAGCACAACCTGTTATTGTCGGAAAAGCAATTATCGATGGAAATTTCTGCTATTTAAGGAATTTCAAAACCAATTTTCCAACAGATTAGCTTCCAGTACGAACAGAATCAAAATGAAACGGTTGGTGGTCAAGTGTTGGACAGAATTCAGTGCTAACAGTTCGATCAACGCTCTGCGCTATCCTTTCAACCGCCGTTTGCCGAGATTGGAACAGTGCTGGTGGAGAAGCTCGTTTCTGTTCTTCATCGGTGCCTACTGTTTCGTAATCGGGACCATCTACTACAAATGGTCTATGAATCCGGTGATGATAACGTACACCCAATCCATGTTCCCCCTTTGGGAGGTCCCATTTCCCGCGGTTACCATTtgtcctacgaccaaagttcgaGTTGAAGACCTTAATTTGACTGATATGTTGATCCGCGTACAAAGGAAAGAAACTATCGGGAGCGATGAGTATGATGAAGCTGGGTGTAGTTAGAATATCCGCAAGTTTAAGTTTCGAACCTTCCTTTTCCAGATATGAGAAACTTTACACTTTAGCTCACGTTTGCCCATTTATGAAACTCTGGTATAAACCTAGGGAGGAAATCAACAAAAGCATaacagaaatgttgaaaaatgtaTCGCTGTCAATCGAAGATCTGTTCGAAAGATGCTACTGGCGTCACACAGAGACTCCGTGTTGGAAGATTCTGTCTCCCGTGATTACAGATTGTGGAATATGCTACACGTTCAACCAATTACCCAATGACCATTTACTACGAAAGGAAAATTTTAACTCCGAAAGTATTCTCACTGATCCTATAAAAAGGGCCGTAAATTGGAATTTGGAATCAGGATATGCCAAAAAGGCTGGAATACACAGTTATCCATTTCGACCTTTTGCAAAAGGTTACCGAACAGGGCTGGCAATTGTCTTGAAAACCAGAAAAAATGACAAAGAATTTTTATGCGATGGCCCCAACGACGGATTTCAAGTATCGCTACACCCTCCAGATGAGTATAAAACCACGTCGAATCGAATTTTTAGATTACCGTTTCAGCAAGCACTGCTACTCACAGTAAGGCCACAGTTAACAACCATTTCACGGGAACTTAAAAAGCATGATCATTCGAGGTGGATCGTATGCAGGTTTCGAAAATTTCCgctttttaaaaactttttttcagGCGACAGTGTTACTTCAACGATGAACGTTACCtacgtttcttcaaaatttacaaTTCCCACAACTGTAACCTTGAGTGTTTTGCCAACCTTACGGATAAGGATTGCCATTGTGACACCTTTTCAAGACCTAGAGGCCCAAATACAACGCTTTGTAAAGGATCTAGAAAGGATTGTCCAGATATTGTACAACACCAATTAGAAAAATCGCACCAATCTCTCTACGGAAATGAGGAATGGATAGGCCCGTGCGCATGTTTACCAGCTTGCGTCACTTTGCAGTACGACGTGGAAGTTTCCAGAACGGCATTTGAAGCTCAAAAGCTGTCGGAAGCATTGACGGATACGAACTTGCTTTACAAAAAGTTTGTGTTGTGAGCTAAGATTCCATTCAAAGCAATAATTGTTTCCCATTTCAGCACGAACGATTATGCCTTGCTTGCGGTTGGATTCAAAAGCAAATGGATACTTCCCCTGAAACGCATAGAGTTGATGAACTTTTGTGACCTAATGTCTCAGATCGGTGGTTTGTTTGGATTGATGATGGGAGCAAGTGTTGTCAGTTTGCTGGAGATATTTTATTTCAGTATCATTCGGCCTTTTTTTAACATATTGAAGCATTCGAATGACGTGCAGCCTGTTCGGCCATGGGTTAATTGAGTGGAGATACAGTGATTTTAATAAGGTTGTTTGCTTTGCTAGGGTGTGCAATATTATCTATTACATATCTGTtcattatattattatattattatttttttattttttttttatttgggaatGAACTAGTGCaaaatgtgaaaatttcattCGAGACGAttcagcacaattgtgttgttcGGCAAAAAAAGTTctgcgtatttttttttcatcaaattttgtcTAGTATTTATTTATATTATAACAAGAAAAAAGTGTAATTATCATtattgtatgtgtgcaaacaagcTTTTGTTTTCATAATCTATCCAGAATCCGTTAAAAAATATCTGGTGATTTATCTCCGGAATGTAATGTTGTATTCTTTCGGAGTTCGTCCATGAATATCTACCTCAATTCCTTCTCTATATTCTCATGATGTTCATTTTTTATGTTCAGAATAATTTATGTAGTTTTAAGTATTGCATTAGTTTCTCACAAGAGTCtgaagatcttcttcttctttttctgaaTGGCGTAATgtctccactgggacaaagcatgcttctcagctatgttctatgagcactaccacagttatATACAGAGATCTTTCTCttgcaatgaccattttgcatgcgtctaCCATGTGACACGCACGAAGACACTctttgcccaagaaagtcaaggattttttctttacaATGTCCCTGGACCGACCAGAACTcgaaacccgtcaccctcagcgctGTCATGCTGAACACCCACGCCCTCATAGCTGTGGTTATAAAGGGGCCCTTTGAGATTCTAATCATAGATTTACACGGATTTTCTCTCAGAACTCCTTCCGAGAATTTTCCAGCGTTTTTCCCGGAGTTTCTGCAGGTGTTTTTCATGGGGTCTCTGCGGGATTAGCTATCAACTCCCGACATTTCTTTTAGAGGTTTCTTTCCTTCCGGAGATCCTTCCAaagtttattaaaagtttattcaGGGGCTTCTGTTAGTGGTTTCACTGAATGGCTTCTCTGAATCGTCTCCCCTGTTATTTTGcgaaagggattcttccagagattttttctgggatttcacttagagtttctggtagaatgccttcagggggttttcattgaatttctcccagttttcacagaatttcttccgaagttgctctatgctctctctcttcttggcgtaacgtcctcattgggacaaagcctgcttctcagcttagtgttctatgagcacttccacagttattaactgagagcttcctctgccaatgaccatttttcatgcgtatatcgtgtggcaggcacgaagatactctatgcccaaggaagtcaaggaaatttcctttacgaaaagatcctggaccgaccgggaatcgaacccgtcaccctcagcatggtcatgctgaatacccgtgcgtttaccgcctcggctatatgggcccctaagtTGCTCTATGCATTTCTGCAATAGTTCTTCCTGGAGCAAGAAATAGCAAGAGGAAATCAGGTAGAATCACAGTAAAAATCACTTGGAGCAATCTCGAGAGGAACTCCTGCTGTAAGCCcatggaaaactcctgaagaactccAGTAGCAATCATTACACCTgttgaaattcttaaagaatactGCGAAGAAGTCCTGTGAAATCCTGAAAAGAACATCAGAAGGAATCTCGAAAAATCATTTAAGGTGGATTCCCGAAAGAAACTTTTTGGGGCATTCTGCGATAACATCTGAGAAAAACTCCCGTAGAGGTCTcgagataaatttcgggagaaatcccacgaaaagttcctgaaaaaaaaacacagttggAATACCGAAAATTCctgtggaagaaatcctgaatagAAATTCAGCAGGATTCCCGTGAAAaacaaaactcctggagaaagcaATTCGATTTCAGTAATCCTGGAAGATTCAAAGAGTAGTCCTTCTAAATAAAGGCTTTGTCAAGAAATCTAATCTCACAAATCCTTCTCAATACCGTaagctttaatatttttttttataaaatgtgtGAAGCCTTCAAAACACAGCCAAGCAACCGCGAGAGTGCCAAGTTTATTAACGCCTCCGTAATCGGCATTAGATGAAGTTCATTTCAGAGGAACTCTTTGACTCGTTCAGTGTAAGATAGCCGGCAATATTCAACGACCAATTGAGAAGTACGCTAGGCTAGCTCATCTTCGAATTGGCCACGGCTCACAACGAAAGCTGCTCAATCATGCAACCAGCCAGCGATCCAACCAGGAGATCGAACTAGCCAACGAGGATTGGGGACCTTCAGGAGGATCTCGGATGTACCAAACATTTGTAGCAAGTACGCTTGCATATTAATGTATTTAGTTAGTTGATTTAGTTTGTTATGGATAGTTAGTATATTTATTTTCGTCATGTATTTATCAAATCTTggtttttttgaaagtttctttttgtcaattaatCCTAAAATTGATCACCGCACTTCAAATccatacaacagtatcgaccgcgcagagctatggagaatcatggacgaaaacggctttcctgggaagctgactagactgattaaagcaacgatggacggtgtgcaaaactacgtaaggatttcgggtgaactatccagttcattcaaatctcgtcggggactgcaacaaggtgacggactctcatgcccactcttcaacatcgctctggaagctgtgatgtgacgagccgggatcaacagccggggaacgattttcacaaaatccggtcaatttgtgtgctttgcggacgacatggacattatcgctagaacatttggaacggtggcagagctgtacacccgcctgaaatgcgaaacagcaaaggtcggactggtggtgaatgcctcaaaaacaaagtacatgctggtaggcggaaccgaacacgaccggatccatctgggtagtaatgttacgatagacggggatacttttgaggtggtggaggaattcgtctacctcggatccttattgacggctgataacaacgtgagccgggaaattcggaggcgcatcatcagcggaagtcggacctactacgggctccagtagaaactgcggtcgaaaagattcaccaaatgcaccatgtacaaaacgctaataagaccggtgatactctacgggcacgagacatggaccatgctcgaggaggacctacaagcactcggagttttcgagcgacgcgtgctaagaacgatcttcggcggtgtgcaggagaacggtgtgtggcggagaaggatgaaccacgagctcgctgcactttacggtgaacccagcatccagaaggtggccaaagccgggaggatacgatgggcaggacatgttgcaagaatgccggacaacaaccctgcaaagctggtgtttgcaactgatccggttggcacaagaagacgtggagcgcagagagcacgatgggcggNNNNNNNNNNNNNNNNNNNNNNNNNNNNNNNNNNNNNNNNNNNNNNNNNNNNNNNNNNNNNNNNNNNNNNNNNNNNNNNNNNNNNNNNNNNNNNNNNNNNNNNNNNNNNNNNNNNNNNNNNNNNNNNNNNNNNNNNNNNNNNNNNNNNNNNNNNNNNNNNNNNNNNNNNNNNNNNNNNNNNNNNNNNNNNNNNNNNNNNNNNNNNNNNNNNNNNNNNNNNNNNNNNNNNNNNNNNNNNNNNNNNNNNNNNNNNNNNNNNNNNNNNNNNNNNNNNNNNNNNNNNNNNNNNNNNNNNNNNNNNNNNNNNNNNNNNNNNNNNNNNNNNNNNNNNNNNNNNNNNNNNNNNNNNNNNNNNNNNNNNNNNNNNNNNNNNNNNNNNNNNNNNNNNNNNNNNNNNNNNNNNNNNNNNNNNNNNNNNNNNNNNNNNNNNNNNNNNNNNNNNNNNNNNNNNNNNNNNNNNNNNNNNNNNNNNNNNNNNNNNNNNNNNNNNNNNNNNNNNNTTCGCCCCGAATGGATAGCCAAGGCCAACttaatagggtagcgaaccacttgggcagcggccggtattttgggcactcttcgctctaactcagtcaattccaaaccaattgacttgaaattttgtacacggctagatactacacttatctcattgcgttccaaaaattgtgtcaattggttcagaattggctgagttatagcagaaaagtgcccaaaataggacccctgccgagatggttccgctTCCCTACTTAATCTGATCTAAACACGCCCACTTATATAAGTATATCATTCTTTGTTCCGCCACCATCTACAGCCGCCAGCTACCGTAACATAACGCTCCTTCCTGCAGGGAATAGATCGGAAAATGTACCAGGCAGTAGTAACATAGACTAATAGTAGTAGAGTCACAGTAATGATTGGTCTCAACTCAACGCAAATTCCACGACAGCCTAGACCAACACAGAACAGGAGATCATTGGATACAATTTCCATCTGGATTGTTCGAAACGGAAATGTCGTCCGTGTGATTCGCGGACCCCTGAATTTACTGCGTAATCCGCAATATCATTTCATAAAACTTGAATGCATCTTTGCATGCAAGTATGCACGCTAAGAAATAGCACGTAAGTTGGTTTGAGAATCATACCCTTAAAAAGATTAATATTCAGTGgctgacttgggcgtgttagaACATGTGCTTTTCGTTTTCCGAGTTAACCCTTTGGGGCTGGAGGGGTAAATGTTTATGACCCCTTCGATGAAACCGAGTATAACAAACGACCAGCGAGATTACGGCAGCAGTGGCGAATTTATTTGGCTCCAAAGTATTCAATTATAACAAGCTTTATGTTTTAAAGGTCCTGAGCTCTTTTAAAAATTGCGTTGACCCTCTTCACTTTTAATAATGCATCTACTAAATTCTCTACATTCGTAGTATTGTTTAAGCGTATGGAAATATTGCATGCATTTTTTGTGGTGAATATAGCTAGACAAACGTAAAGGGACTAAACCATGAAGCAGTTTCTTTACTTtttgtgcagttttttttttcaatgcgcaaatatcaattttatttttcttcaattgggtttttaatttaagaaaaatgtatcgattttttgattttatacgaaagagcaactttttctgagccactatgatttttttcagatttttagacctttattttggtacctaaaatcaatttcaaagagattttttgaaatcaccttttgacagctgaataactgtttgacagctccacccagtacaaaatgcgacgaggggtgattcgacaaatcgctcccatacaaacttcaaattgatttttaaataggttcccgggcaccaaaattcatgaaaattttgatttcggctcagtttcgcatgcagatttagaatatggaattatctcaacaccgctaaagaagccaattaattgTTAAGTATTAACCTCAGTTTTTCAAATTACTTTTAAGTATTAATATTTGTCTTTCTTTCATGTCTTCCGTGGTGGTGAACTTTTGTTACCCACTTCACCACTACCGAAAACATTAAACCGAGTGGTGTATATGAAACTGTCATCCGTATTCTCGCAACCCGACCAAAGCAGAAGGAAAATTTTTCACTTCACTCAGTACCGACAGACAACTGATACCGGAAAGCCGGGCGAGCGGGATTTCGATCGTAGAATTTTCCATTAATGTTACTCAACATTCTCAAACGGGTCACCATTCGGAACTGCAGTGCCAGTAATCTCTTGATTTGTCAAACTAACGTCGAAAGTCAGAGTGCACCATCGTTTTCTGGCGCATTTACCAAAGGTAAACCCATCAATATCTACCTGGAGATAGGTGCTAGTGTGAAGTGCgtgtgaaaaaaatctcaaaacgtGCCAAGTTCCATGTCGCATTGACCATCAAATACTAACTACCTCAAGCTTCGCACCAATTCCGGACCCAACAGGACAATCGTCTACTAACATACAGTagtgcaaggatttccttcaagtAGCGCATTCATCTTCACTGCCTGGATTAATGCAACACCCCATTAATATCTTCAATTTGCATCACGAATAATTGAGATAATTGCACACTGTTCTTGACACATCTGCCTGTGACCGCCCACCAAGAAAGCGAGTGCGTGCGCGAGTGTGAGTGTCTGTCTTTCTGCGTATCGTTCTCCCTAATCGGTAACATCAATCATTGACCGAGCGCTAAACCACAAATTTTGAGAATAGTGATAAAGAACCGTCACCGCATCCTCCATTCACAATGCTAACACTAACTGTCGTGATTGCGAAGGGTGAGTCTGCTGAGGTGTGGCCTTGTCGCACCGCATTTCTTTGTTCACACTTTCTTTCACATATTTTACGAGTAGCACATTGAGCTAGTCATGTACCGATCTCGAACCTTAGGTTAAACTGTATTGTTGTTGTAtggtagttgttgttgttgtagttgtaCAAGTAATACGCTAGGGTAGACTGCATGGGCCGTATACACATCAGCACAACGTGGATGGTGAATATATGTGAAGGCGTTATTCACCACAGAACGATGATTGCCTGTGTGTATGTCGGTGTCTACAACAGGAAGTGACTGTAGTGGTGTAATATCGGTGCGTGTCTGTTTGATTGGGACGCGTTCTCGgtgttttttgttttgattcgttTCGTGCCTGTATCATATTTTTTGGCTTCCGTTTTTTATGGGCGCGTGCATTAGTAGATCATTGAACACTTTCTTTGGCAAGTCATGTTATGATTGGTCGCGAGACAATCTCTAAAAATAGCAAAATAATTGCAATCTAATCTTTCGCACTCCCAGATTTGTTGAGGATTTTTGTTACACTCAGGGTGGTATAATTGAACATTCACATGCCTGAAAGGATTCGTGCTTTAAATCAATTTTATGAGCGATACGAAATCGATTCATTCACTCAAGTCGGTTACAGTTTCACTGAATTCCAATTGCGAAATTCCGATCAATCTAATTATTTGCTCATTACTCGGATGTATAAAAATAGCGTTGGGATATGCAGCAATATACTTGCAAACAACGGCGCCACTGACGTCTGATTCGACAGCCTTCTAAATTTATTTGCCATCTGAGCACCGAGGCCTGCCTGTAGTGAAAGTTTCATTGAAGGGCAGCTCATCTGTCGTATTTAGATCACAGTTGATGACGATAATTTTTCTCTTGCGCGTTTGTTGGGGCTAGTAGAAATGCATCATTGTTTGCGAATTAGCTTTTGCCAGGTGTCGCGTGCCAAATGATGTCACGTTTATCTGTCCTAATGGATTGAGTAATTAGGTGCAATTTTACTATGTCTTTTAGCTAGAGtagttttgtgtttttgtttGTAATAAAGTACCGTAATTAGATGTAAACTGCTACAAGAGAATATTGACATCAGGTATAACATGTTCCCAAAAAAAACATAAGAAATGTGGAAGCATTGTCGAATGCCATGGTCAGATGGCTGCTATCAAGACTCGTATTGCTCAAGACGCAAAGTTCTGGCTCGGTTgttgccgaagaacaggaagtaGATGTTCCTAATACAGAACAAATAAATACCATATGCACCAAGAAGGTTTTTCGAAAATATTAGTTCAAAACAGCATGATTGATTTGCTGATAAATCTTCTATGCATTGGCCTAGAAATCAGCGTGAAGCATCGTTCCTACGAGAGATCCATCAAGAGTTACTTTTGGTTTTTCTCCAGCAGTTTATTCTTGGCTTTCTCTAAGAGCTGCATTTCTCCATTTctcagagttccttctgggattccttgtcTTGAGAATTCTTCCTtgtaggattcatccaggattttttcgattttttttcctgagaattccttcggaagtttttttttaaaggtcCTCCAGGAGGTTATTTATTGGTTCTTCCAGACTTctgtcgggatttcttccaggtttttttttcctagattcTACCAGGACTTTCCTTGGGcatcccttcaggagtttcaaAGAGGATTTtatccggaattcctacagaagtcctttctgagatttctccagaacttcctttcggtattcctttagaaattccaaccAGGAttccttccttcagatattttttccggAGTTCACTCAGATGTTGATTccgagattcccccaagaatttcttccgggcttATTCCATGAATTCAATCTAAAACCTTTCCAAGAGTACCTTTTgggatttcaggagttccttttaagatGCATTCAAGAGTTCTTTCTCAGATTCCTCCATGGGTTTCTTCTGAATTCAACCAGGAACTCTTTCtttgattcctccacgaactcttttcGATATTCCTTTCTACTGGAATTCGTTgcgtaattcctctaagaattcattctgagatttccccagaatttcttctTCTGTTTTCTGCATAAGTTTATTTCATGTTCAAAAAATTTTATtcagtactagctgtcccggcaaactttgtcttgccgtcttgtggtggtttgacaactgttgagctcaaaatagcaccgcactctagattggtttcatttcgatcgtgttgattttcatctcagctcataaaaaaatcagtattttgtctattttcttacatttttatttcattttcctaacttttttttacatataaacacagccaccatgaatacggatctaaacatgcaagagtcatcctgatcggttcagccgttcgtgagttttgttgcctcaaagggacttcaaactcatttttatatatatagattgcttctgagattcctcagggagttccttcagagatttttacaggaGAATTTATTCAAAGCTCAGGCATACTCTCAAAAGAAATCTGGCTGGTTTTTGACATAAgacaaaatcaaaatttgtgtcagtctAACTATTTTAGGAATACATAAATGACCCGAAAGAGGCTAACTTTCGgagacacattttttgctctcctcgaAAATCTTaacattttttccaaatatttatccCTCTGCTCTATGTTGTGCCATTTAGCTGTACTTCGATGCTAAACATGGATGAATTGGTTAAGGTTtgaccgtaagataacgagagcaacaagtttgtcgcaaaatggggctgacaaaatcgggtccttactgtattcaaTAGATTCGTACTATGAAACCTATAACGTTTTCTCTTGAGaagcctccaggaattgctgaataattttCATCATATAATGCTtgaatcccagcaagacttccaaAAGGTTTCCCACCACgaaatcctcgagaaatctgaAGCAATTTCAACATAATTTCTCAACggaatctgaagaggatttccaataagaaaacgaagaggaattcgtgaaacaaTCCCTATATACATTCTTGAAAGAAGCGcaagagaaatcctgaaggaatttctgaaaaaaaaaaatgtccgggtgaatttctggagaaaccgtaCAGTAGGGGTTGCTGGATGAATCCTATCAATAATAATTCAATGAATCCCAACAAGAACgtctagaggtaatcccagaagaatttttggataaattccaagaggtattattagaggaacaacttgaggaattcgtggattaAACATAGCagtcattttttggaaaatttgaagtgaaatttgtagaggaatgctttgaaaaaaacctgtaaaaatcgcaaaattcctgtgaaattcttactaggattccttcagatattcctactattttttttcaggaattcttgctggaatttctcaaacaatatcaTCGAGAATTCCTTGTAGATTACCAGTAGGGATTggttgaggaattccaacaagacttccttatggatttttttagaaaatccttaatgAATGTCAGAAGCATTCCTTGAGTAAtcatagcaaaaattcctgaaggaatctcaagtggATTTCCGGCATGAATTACTGGGTAAATACTGAGAAAAATCTCTGTAGGGATCCTCGTAGAAAccactgaaggaatcacagcaggaaacttcgaaaaaatgcctAGAACAATCACAGCAGTTTTTTTTGTATGTAGGAATCTTAGATGTAATTGCTTGAGATATTACAGtaataatttctggtggaatattataatcattccagCAATTACTCTAAAATAAAgagaattccaccaaaaactcCTACAGGGAGTCTTTTTCAGATGTTGAGATGCAGGCGCTGTTCCACTTGGATTCTAGTACGAAAAAAGGAGAAggaggtgtattccatcacaaagaacaactttgcggaaatctcgaaaaatcctaaaaattcatagaaaaaattaTATCAGAAAACCATCGAAGTTTGACAGCTGAAGCGTGATGTAAAATAAAAATTCATCCTGATATCAGTCTTCTGACTGATGGCGATATTTTCTTAATTTACCACTTGAATTCAGCTTGCTTACTGATAAAATCGCTTAGTGTA contains:
- the LOC109431044 gene encoding pickpocket protein 28-like; amino-acid sequence: MKRLVVKCWTEFSANSSINALRYPFNRRLPRLEQCWWRSSFLFFIGAYCFVIGTIYYKWSMNPVMITYTQSMFPLWEVPFPAVTICPTTKVRVEDLNLTDMLIRVQRKETIGSDEYEKLYTLAHVCPFMKLWYKPREEINKSITEMLKNVSLSIEDLFERCYWRHTETPCWKILSPVITDCGICYTFNQLPNDHLLRKENFNSESILTDPIKRAVNWNLESGYAKKAGIHSYPFRPFAKGYRTGLAIVLKTRKNDKEFLCDGPNDGFQVSLHPPDEYKTTSNRIFRLPFQQALLLTVRPQLTTISRELKKHDHSRRQCYFNDERYLRFFKIYNSHNCNLECFANLTDKDCHCDTFSRPRGPNTTLCKGSRKDCPDIVQHQLEKSHQSLYGNEEWIGPCACLPACVTLQYDVEVSRTAFEAQKLSEALTDTNLLYKNTNDYALLAVGFKSKWILPLKRIELMNFCDLMSQIGGLFGLMMGASVVSLLEIFYFSIIRPFFNILKHSNDVQPVRPWVN